The genomic interval CTAGTCGCGGGCGGGCTGCGCCTCGGCCGGGGCGTTGTCGTACCGGCCGTCCAGCTTCGAGACGAGGCCCGTGACCTGGCGGGCGATGTCGGGCGCGGTCAGCCCGATCTCCGCCATGATCTCGGCGCGGGAGGCGTGGTCGAGGAAGCGCGGCGGGATGCCGAAGTCGCGCAGCGGGACGTCGACGCCCGCGTCGCGCAGGGCCTGTGCGATCGCCGAGCCGACACCGCCGACGCGGGAGTTGTCCTCGACGGTGACGACCACGCGGTGCCGCTCCGCGAGCGGGGCCATGGCCTCGTCGACGGGCTTGACCCAGCGCGGGTCGACGACGGTGGTGGAGATGCCCTGCTTGTCGAGCAGACCGGCGATCTCCAGGCACATGGGGGCGAGGGCGCCGACGGAGACGAGGAGCACGTCGGGCGTGTCCGTGCCCGGCTCGCGCAGCACGTCCATGGAGCCGACGGTGCCCACGGCGGGTACGGCGGGGCCGACGACGCCCTTGGAGTAGCGCAGCACGGTCGGCGCGTCGTCGACCTGGACGGCCTCGCGCAGCTGGGCGCGCAATTGCTCGGCGTCGCGCGGGGCGGCGAGCCGCAGCGTCGGGATGACCTGGAGCATCGACATGTCCCACATGCCGTTGTGCGAGGCGCCGTCGTCGCCGGTGACCCCGGCCCGGTCGAGCACGAAGGTCACGCCGCACTTGTGCAGGGCGACGTCCATGAGGACCTGGTCGAAGGCGCGGTTGAGGAAGGTGGCGTAGACGGCGAACACGGGGTGCAGGCCGCCCGTCGCGAGGCCCGCCGCGGAGACGGCCGCGTGCTGCTCGGCGATGCCGACGTCGTAGATGCGGTCCGGGAAGGTGTCCGCGAACTTCTTCAGGCCGACCGGCTGGAGCATGGCCGCGGTGATGGCGACGATGTCCTTCCGCTCCCGGCCCAGCTTGACCATCTCGTCGCCGAAGACGGAGGTCCAGCTGGCGGCGGCAGCCTTGATGGGCAGGCCGGTGTCGGGGTGGATGGGGCCGATGCCGTGGAAACGGTCGGCCTCGTCCTGCTCGGCGGGCTCGTAGCCGCGGCCCTTCTCGGTGAGGCAGTGCACGATGACCGGGCCGCCGAACCGCTTGGCGCGGGCCAGCGCCGACTCCAGCGCCTCGATGTCGTGGCCGTCGATGGGGCCGACGTACTTCAGGCCGAGGTCCTCGAACATGCCCTGGGGCGCGATGAAGTCCTTGAGGCCCTTCTTGGCGCCGTGCAGGGTCTCGTAGAGGGGCCGGCCGACGACCGGGGTGCGCTCCAGGAGGTCCTTGCCGCGGGCCAGGAAGCGCTCGTAGCCGTCGGTGGTGCGCAGGGTCGCCAGGTGGTTCGCGAGGCCGCCGATGGTCGGCGAGTAGGAGCGCTCGTTGTCGTTGACGACGATGACCAGGGGCCGGTCCTTGGCGTCGGCGATGTTGTTCAGCGCCTCCCAGGCCATACCGCCGGTCAGGGCGCCGTCACCGATGACGGCGACGACGTGGTCGTCGCGTTCGAGCACCTGGTTGGCCTTGGCGAGCCCGTCGGCCCAGCCGAGGACGGTCGAGGCGTGGCTGTTCTCGATGACGTCGTGCTCGGACTCGGCGCGCGAGGGGTAGCCGGACAGCCCGCCCTTGGAGCGCAGCTTCGAGAAGTCCTGGCGGCCGGTGAGCAGTTTGTGCACGTACGCCTGGTGGCCGGTGTCGAAGAGCACCCGGTCCTTCGGCGAGTCGAAGACCCGGTGCAGCGCGATGGTCAGCTCGACCACACCGAGGTTGGGGCCGAGGTGGCCGCCGGTCTTGGAGACCGCGCCGACGAGGAAGCTCCTGATCTCCTCCGCCAGCTGGTCCAGCTCCTCGAGGCTGAGCCGGTCCAGATCACGCGGTCCCCTGATACGGGTCAGCAGCGGCACCCGTGCCTCCTTGCTTAGAGCTGATCGAGCTTTGCCGGGCGGGGTCGAGTCTAATGTTCCACGAGAACAGTCCTGCCCGGCACCTCGTGGGTGCCGGGCAGGACCGTCGACCGGGAGGGGCTGTCCCCTGCGGTGTTATCCGCGGCCCGAGGCCTTCTGAGACCTTCGCGACACCGAGTCGATGACGACCGCGCCCAGCAGAACACCGCCGGTGATCATGTACTGGATCGAGGCGTTCATGTTCAGCAGGTCGAGACCGGTCGTGATGGACTGGATGACCAGCATGCCCAGGAGGGCCGACCACACCGAACCGCGGCCGCCGAACAGGCTCGTACCGCCGATGACGGCCGCCGCGATGGCGAGCATCAGGGTGTTGCCGCCACCGGCGCTGAGCGTCGCGCTCGCGGTCTGACCGGCGAAGAACATACCGCCGATCGCCGCGAAACCGCCGGAGATGGCGAACACGGTGATACGGACCATCGGCACGTTGATACCGGCACGGCGCGCGGCCTCGATGCCGCCGCCCACCGCGAAGACCTGACGGCCGTACGTGGTGCGGCGGAGCACGAAGTCGACGACCACCAGGGCCGCCAGGAAGATCACCAGCGAGTTGGAGACACCGGCCGCGTTGTTGAGCACGGCGGCGGCCAGGAAGGACGCGATGGCGAGCGCGCCGACGCGGACCAGGATCTCGACGGTGGGCCGGAAGGGCACGCCGGCGGCCTTGCGGCGCCGCTGCTCGCTGAAGTTGCCGACCAGGGTCAGCACGACGGCGAGGCCGGCCAGCAGGTACGCGCCGACGATCGCCTGGTCCATGAAGAACGAGCTCTGGCCGAACAGGTGGATCGGACCCGAGTCGGACGGGATGTTGATGGTGCCGCTGGAGCCCAGCAGCCACAGCATCAGGCCGTTCCAGCCGAGCAGACCGGCCAGGGTGACGACGAACGCCGGTACGCCGACCTTGGCGAAGAACCAGCCGTGCAGGGAGCCGATGGCGACACCGGTGACGATCGCCAGGAGCAGCGCCAGCCAGACGTTCATGCCGTGGTTGACCACCCACACCGCGAACAGGGTGGAGGCCAGGCCGCTGACGGAACCGACCGACAGGTCGATCTCGCCGAGCAGCAGCACGAACACCAGGCCGATGGCGATCATGCCGGTGGCCGACAGGTAGTAGCTGATGTTGGAGACGTTGTCGGCGCTCAGGAAGCGGTCGTTCTTGAACTGGAAGATCGCCCAGATGACGATCAGTCCGACCACCACGGGCAGCGAGCCCAGTTCACCGCCCTTGACCTTGCGGGTGAACTCGGTCCAGTAGCCCTTGAAGCCCTCTTCGCGGACCAGCAGCCGGGGGTCGACCACCGAGACCGGTGCCGCGGTGGGGTCGTCGGCGGGGGCGACCGTGGTCTGCGTCTCCGTGTCCGCCTTGGAAACCTTCGAGGTGTCGCTCACTTTGCCGCCTCCGCGCTGCGACGTCCCGCACGACGGGTCACGGCGTTGTCCGTGGCACCCGTGATCGCGGAGATGATTTCTTCCTGACTGGTGTCCTTCACCGAGAAGGAACCGTTGTTCCTGCCCAGCCGCAGCACGGCGACGGTGTCGGCGACTGCCTTCACGTCGGCCATGTTGTGGCTGATGAGGATGACGCCGAGGTTGCGCTCGCGCAGCCGCTCGACGAGGTCGAGGACCTGTGCGGTCTGCTCGACACCGAGGGCGGCGGTGGGCTCGTCGAGGATCACGACCTTGGGGTCGCCGATCAGGGCGCGCGCGATGGCGACGACCTGACGCTGACCGCCGGAGAGGCTCGCGATCGGGATGCGCACACTCGGGATGCGGATGGAGAGCGTGTTCAGCAGCTCGCGCGCCTTCTGCTCCATCGTGACCTCGTCGATCACACCACGGCGCAGCAGCTCGCGTCCGAGGTAGAGGTTGCCGACCACGTCGAGGTTGTCGCACAGGGCGAGGTCCTGGTAGACCGTCGCGACGCCGAGTCCCTGGGCGTCGTGCGGCCTGTTGATGCTGACCGGGTTGCCGTCCCACTCGATGACGCCCTCATCGATGGGGTGGACACCGGCGATCGTCTTGACCAGCGTGGACTTTCCGGCGCCGTTGTCGCCGACCAGGGCGACGACTTCTCCGGCGTGGACCTCCAGTTCGACATCGGTGAGGGCCTGCACCGCACCGAATCGCTTGGAGACTCCGCGCAACGCCAGCACGGGCGTAGCGGACACGTGAACCATCTCCTTCGCCGCCTGACCGGCGGGGATGCCGCGCTTGGGGTAAGGCGCGGAGGGGTTGCGCTCGTGGCACTCAGGCTCGTAGCACTCGACTGACGAGTTGTGCCGTAAGCACGGATTTACTAGTCGAACATGCGCGCGACCGGTGCCTCTTGGCAACGGTTGCGTCCGTCATGCTTCCGTCCGGCGCCCGCCCCGCAGCGGGGTATGAAGGCGGTGCGGGCGCCGGACAGGCTTGGTGCCTGCCTCGGGGCGGCCCGTCGAAGGACGCGCCCCGGGGCTCAGCGGCTCTTTACTGAAGGCCGGCCTTCTTGCACGCGGCGGCGTAGTCCGCGGTGCAGATGTCGGCGACGGTGTACAGACCGTCCTTGACGACCGTGTCCTTGATGTTCTTGACGGTCACCGAGACCGGGGTCAGCAGCTTCGCCTGGACCTTGTCGCCGGAACCGCTGGTCACCGTGGTGTCGGCCAGGGACTTGATGTCCTTGCCCTGCAGCAGGTTGACCGCGAGCTCGGCGGCGGTGTCGGCCTCCGGCTTGTAGGCCTTGTAGACCGTGGCGGACTGGGTGCCGGCGACGATCCGCTGGATGGCCGCGAGCTCGGCGTCCTGACCGGTCAGCGGGATGGTGCTGATGCCCGCGCCCTTGAGGGTGTTGGCGATACCACCGGCCATGCCGTCGTTGGCGGCGTAGACGCCCGCGATGTTCTTGGCGCCCAGCTGGGTGATGGCCGCGGACATCTTCTGCGCGGCGACCGTGTCCTTCCACAGGCCGGACTGCTCGTAGGCGATGTCGACCTTGCCGTCGAGGACCTTGTGCGCGCCTTCCTTGAACTGGCCGGCGTTCGGGTCGGCGTCGTCACCGTTGATCATGACGACCTTGGACTTCGGCGTCGCCTTGGAGCCGAGGGCGTCCAGCAGGGCCTGGCCCTGGAGCTGGCCGACCTTGACGTTGTCGAAGGAGACGTACGCGGAGACCGGGCCCTGGGCCAGACGGTCGTACGCGACGACCTTGACGCCCTTGCTCACCGCGGAGGCGATGGAGGACTTGATGGCGGCGGAGTCCTGCGCCGAGACCACGATCACCTTGACGCCCTTGGTGACCATGCTGCTCATCTGCTGGGCCTGCTTGGCCGGGTCGGCCGCGGCGTTGGCGTAGGAGACGGTGCAGTCGCTGCACAGCTCCTTGACCTTGGCCACGAAGTACGGCTTGTCGAACTTCTCGTACCGCGCGGTGACGTTGTCGGGCAGGAGCAGACCGATCGACTTGCCGCCGGACCCGGAGCTGCTGCTGTCGCTGCCGCTGTTGTCGTCGCCGGCCTTGCCGCAGGCGGCGACCGAGACGGCGAGCGCCGAGATCGCAACGGACACGGCGGCACGACGCATGAGCGTGTTCACTTGAGAAACCTCCCTGACGAGGCCGCGTCGTTGCGGCCGAGGTGGCTGGAAGTCAACTCGGCCACACGTGCGACGTCAAGAAGTAAATACTTAACGAGATGGCAACGGCGTCCTGCGTTCTCTAAGTGAAGGCAGGTGTCGCTGCGTGCAACGTGCTGTCCAAAAGGGTCGAATCACCCATCTCGCTGAGGGCGAGGGCGAGTGCTCCGAGCACCTCCGCACGTCCGCCAAGTGCCCCTGGAAGCACGGACAGTTGACGGGCCGCACTGGGGATCGCATAGCGGCCGACCGACTCCCGGATCGGACCGAGCACCAGCTCACCGGCCTCGGCGAGATCACCGCCCAGGACGACTCGGCTCGGGTTCAGCAAGTTGCAGAGATTGGCGACTCCACTGCCGATGTGTCGGCCGACGTCGGCGATCACCCGACGGCAGCCAGGATCTCCGTCCCGTGCGAGTCGAACTACGCCTTCCATGGTGAGATCGGTGCCGTGGCTGGACTGGAGCAGCGGAAGCACATAGCGCGCGGCCGCGAAGGTCTCCAGGCAGCCGCGGTTGCCGCAACGGCAGACGGGGCCGGACTCATCAAGAGTAATATGCCCGATTTCTCCCGCTGTGCCACCTGGGCCACGGTAGATCTTGCCGCTGATCACCAGACCGGCGCCCACACCGCTCGCGACCTTGATGTACGCCAGATCGCGCACTCCCCGGCCGCTCCCCCAGACGAGTTCACCGAGGGCGCCCAGGTTCGCGTCGTTGTCCACGTGAACAGGCACGCCGAGGCGCCCCCCGAGCTCCTCGGCGGGCTTGGTGCCGATCCAGCCCGGCAGGATGGCGGAGGAGCCCAGGGAGCCGGATTCCAGGTCGATCGGGCCGGGCACGCCGAGGCCCACCCCGGCGATCTTCGTACGGTCCACCCCGGTCGCCTCGATCAGCCGGTTGACCAGCTGTTCCGCCCGGTCGAAGCCCTGGGTGGAGGAGGCGTCCACGTCCAGCGGCTCGGACTCCTCGGCGAGCACCTGGTGGGCGAGGTTCCCGACCGCGACGCGCAAATGGGTGTGTCCGAAGTCCACCCCTATGACGATGCCGGCGTCTCCGCTCAGGGAGACCGCGCGGGCCCGCCTGCCACCCGCCGACGTGGGCGTGACCTCGACGGTTCCGCCGTCCTTGAGCTCACGGACGATGTTGGAGACGGTCGCGGCGGACAGTCCCGTGGTCCGTGCGATCTCCGCCTGCGTGAGCGACCCGGCCAGCCGGACGGCTCGGACGACCCGTTCCAGGTTGGCCCGATGCAGTGACGACTGCGACCCCGGAGTCTCCACGACGACCTCCTGCGCGCGGGACCGCACCAATGAGGCCCCGTCTATGTCCAACTAGTGAACTCTAAGCTGAGCCGTTCGGGTCGCCTCCCGTCAAGAGGTTGAACACTATCCGCGCTCTTGCCCATGCCGAAGGGGCGCCGCCCGCTCAAGATCCGGATCTTGAAGGGGTGACGCCCGCGCGGGCGGCCCGAGATCTACTTCAGGGCGCCCGCCGTCAGCCCGGCCACCACCTGTCGCTGGAAGACGATGTAGGCCGCGAGGACCGGGAGCATCGCCATGACCAGGCCCGCGAACAGGCCCGACCAGTCGCCCTTGTAGCCCTGGCTGGCCGCGAGTTGGACCAGCCCCTGGGTCAGCACCCGTTTGTCCGGGTCGGTGTTGAGCACCGTGGGCAGCATGTACTGGTTCCACTGGCCCAGGAAGTTGAAGATCCCCACGCTGATCAGGCCCGGCTTGGCCATCGGCAGCATGATCTGGAAGAACGTCCTCGTGTGCGAGGCCCCGTCCACGAAGGCCGCCTCCGCCACCGAGGTGGGCAGCGTGCGGAAGAACGCGGTCAGGAAGAAGACCGTGAAGGGCAGCGAGTAGGCGATGTAGACCAGGATCAGCCCGTGGATGGTGTTCAGCAGGCCCATGTTGTTCACGACGTAGAACAGCGGGACCAGCGCCAGCATGATCGGGAAACTCATGCCGCCGATGAACAGGAAGTAGATGAACCGGTTGCCCGGGAAGTCGAACCGGGCCAGCACGTACGCCGCCATCGAACCGAGGACCAGAGTGCCGATGAGTGAACCCGCCACCACCAGAACGGTGTTGAGGAAGTAGTCGCTCATGTTGGCGTCGGTCCAGGCCCGCGCCCAGTTGTCGAAGTGCAGCTTGTCCGGCAGCGCCCAGGGCGAGTTGAAGATGGAGCTGTCGTCCTTGAAGGACGTCATCACCGCCCACAGCAGCGGCATCACGACCATGAACGCCCATATGACCAGGACGCCGTGCGAAAAGACGTTGAGGACACCGCCCTCCTTCTTCTCCTTCCGGGGCGGCCGGTCATGGAGGTCGGTCTTGGCGACGGGAGCACCGGACTCGGCCGGTACGGGGGTTTCGGTCGTCTTCATCGGATCAGTACTCCAGCCGCTCGCGCCGGCCCAGCCGCATCACCAGGGCGGCGAACGCCAGCGTGACGAGGAGCAGGGCGACGCCGATCGTGGTGGCGTAGGCGGCCTGCCCGTCACGGAACGCCTTCTGGTACACGTACAGGACCATGACGGTGGTCGAGTAGTCGGGACCGCCGGGCCCGGTCGTCATGATCTGTACGACCGCGAACGACTCGGCGCCAAGGGCCAGGATGCCCATGTAGATCCAGCCGGACTGCACGGTGTCCCACAGCAGCGGCAGGGTCATCCGGAAGAACGTGGTGGCCCGCCCCGCCCCGTCGAGCAGCGCGGCCTCGTACAGATCCGCCGGGATGGAGGCCATACCGGCGCTGAACAGGACCACGAAGAAACCGACCGTGGACCACACGAGGACCGCCATCACGGCCCACAGGGCGAGGTCCGGGTCCCCCAGCCACAGCGGCTGGACGCTGTCGAGCCCGATGCCCCGCAGGACCGAGTTGATGGCACCGCTGTCCGGGTTGTACGCGAAGGCGAACAACAGGGCGACGATCGCGATGGAGAGGACCTGCGGGAAGAAGTACACGATCTTGTAGAAGGAGGAGCCCCGGACACCGGTGACGACCGGGCCTCCCCTTCTGTGACGTCCGCCGACATTGATCATGAAGGAGAAGAACAGTGCCAGGCTGATCGTCACCAGCGGCAGCACGAGCGCGAAGATCAAGCTGTGCTGCAAGGACTTCCAGAAGATCTCGTCGTCCAGCATCCTCCGGTAGTTGTCCAGGCCGACCATCTTGAATTCGGGGCTCAGGCCGGTCCAGTCCGTGAACGAGTAGTAGATGGACTGGATGAACGGCCAGACCACGAATAGCGCGTACAGTCCCAGGGGCAGCGCCAGAAACCCCACGATGAACCGGTACTTGCCGTGCTGCATCGCTGCTCCGTCGCCGTTACTGGTGCTTGTAGTGCTTGATCGACGAGTCCTTCGCGGCCGCGTCGGCGTAGCCCTGGATCTTCTTGATGGCCTCCGCCGGAGTGAGCCGTCCGGCCATCATCTCGCCGAGGCCCGCCACCCCGATCTGCTCCTTCTGGAGCTGGACGTACCAGTCCTGCAGACGCGGGTTCACCACGTTGTCGCCGGCCAGCTTCAGCGCCGCCACACCGGACTTGAGGCCCGGGGTGAGGGTGATGCCCTCGGTGCCGCCGTTGTAGGCGGTCAGGGACTTCACCTTGGACGTGAAGTTCTTCGAGGACGCCTCGCTGAGCATGATGCGCAGCTGCTCCATGCCGCCCGCGGTGTTCTTCGCCTTGGCCGGCACGATGAAGGGCTCACCGCCGGAGGCCCAGATGGTGCCGAAGGGCATCTTGTCGGAGGAGTCGATGCCGGTGGGGGCGGAGACCGCGAGGTCGAAGTCCTTGGGGATGACGTTCGCCGACTCGTTCTCCACCCAGGAGCCGTTCGGGATGAACAGCGCCTTGCCCTGGGCCCAGGCGGTCTGCGACTGGATGTGGTCCAGGCCGGGGGTGCCCTTGAGGACGTAGCCCTTCTTGTAGAGCTCGTAGTAGGCGTCGAAACACGCCTTGACCGCCGGGTTCTTCCAGGCGTTGGGCTCCAGGTTGTCGATGGCGTCGAGGACCTCGCGGCCGCCGACCTTGCCGATCATCGGGTAGAGCGAGAAGGGGAGGTAGTACGGGTACTTGCCCGCGTACGTCCAGCCCGCCATGCCCTTCTTCTTGGCCTTCGCGCACACCGCGAGCATCTCGTCCCAGGTCTTCGGGTACTCCGCGTCGAGGGAGTCGAGGGCCTTCTGGGAGTACCAGACGCCGTAGACCGTGTACGCGTAGTACATGATCCACACCGGGTCGCCGTCGAACTGGCCCATCTCGACGATCCCGGGGCGCAGGGTGTCGCGCACCTTCTTGTTCGGGTCGTCGTAGGACGGCGCGTCCAGGAGCGGGGTGAGGTCGGCGAGCTGCTTCTTGCCGACCAGGACACCCATGTCCATCTGCTCGGCGCCGGAGTTGTCGATGAGGTCCGGCGGGGTGCCCTGGTTGAAGCGGGGCTGGAGCGTGGACTGGATCTTCTGGGTGGCGGAGAACTTCACCGTGGCCTTGGGGAAGTTCTTCTCGTAGATCTTGACGGCGTCCTCGGCGTACTCCTTGCCGAAGCCGCCGTCGAACAGGACGAACTCCATCTGCGCGGTCTCGTTGACGGCCAGGGGGTTCTTCGCGGTCTTCTTGCCCGCCTTGGCCTTGTCGCCGCTGTCGTCGCCGCCGCTGCTCGCGCAGGCGGACAGAAAACTCATCGTCGGGACGGAGATCAGACCGAGTGCGGCCGATCGCTTGATCAGATCTCGGCGGCCTACACCCGCGCTGCCGTTGTTGCTGTTCTCGGCGGAAGTGGATCCCATGCTCAAGTCCTCGCCTTCTCCAGGACTCAGGCGGTGAACCGGATCCTCCCCGGCACCGCGGTCAGGTCAAGCAGGTTCGTGCAGGAGGTTCGTGCAGGTTGGGGTGAATCGCCGACAGGTATAGTCCACTTCCGGTCGGCGGAGCAAGATCGAATGCAATGTTGGCCTTGGGTGTTTTCGAGTTGAGACCTCGCGGAAATATGAGCGCCCTGTGCGAAGCTTGCCGGAAAAATCCGCGACATACGCCCCGAATGCCGCAGCCAACACCCTTGACATCACCGTCCACTTGGGCCCCTACTGATCCTTGCACGGATTGTGTGACAACGTTGTCCGTCCTTGTGCAGGGAGGGTACTCGCCGATGGATCGGTACAGAACTCGGCTCAGACGGAGTACGGCGGTCGTCTTCACGGCCGCCTTTGTCATGACGGTGGGCTCCCAGGGCGCGGCGGTCGCCCTGCCCGAGGCTCCCAGCCCGGCCGACCGGCAGTTCACCTCCTCCTTCGAGGCGGGAGAACCGGCCCCCGACTGGATCAGCACCGTCGATCACGGCCGGGCCTCCGGCGTCGACGGCGGCTACCGCACCGGTATCCCGGGCAATGTCACCGACCACGTCACCGACGTCCGGGCGAGCGCCGAGAACACCTCCGGCGGCGAGGTGAAGGAGAACCTCGCCGACAGCGAGCCGGGCACCAAGTGGCTGGCCTTCGCCTCCACCGGCTGGGCGGAGTTCGACCTGGACAAACCGGCGAAGGCGGTCACCTACGCACTCACCTCGGCCAACGACTTCGCCGAGCGCGACCCCAGGGACTGGACGCTCAAGGGCTCCACGGACGGCAAGGACTGGAAGACCCTCGACACCCGGGCGGGCGAGACCTTCGCCGAGCGGTTCCAGACCAAGTCGTACGACATCCCCGCGGACGCCGTCGCCGAGTACCGGCACTTCCGGCTCGACATCACCGCGAACAACGGTGCCTCCGGCATCCTGCAGCTCGCCGACGTGCAGTTCTCCACGGGCGGCGGCGACGGGCCGGTGCCGCCGGAGATGCTCTCGCTGGTCGACCGTGGTCCGAGCGGATCGCCCACCGCGAAGGCGAGCGCCGGATTCACCGGAAAGAGAGCTCTGCGTTACGCCGGTCGGCACATCGCGGACGGGCGGGCGTATTCGTACAACAAGATCTTCGACGTGGACGTAAGGGTCGACGCGCTCACCCGGCTGTCCTACCGGATCTTCCCGTCGATGGCGGACGGCGACCGGGACTACGACGCGACGAACGTCTCCGTGGACCTGGCCTTCACCGACGGCACCTTCCTCAGCGACCTCGGGGCACGCGACCAGCACGGATTCACGCTCTCGCCGCAGGGACAGGGCGCCTCGAAGGCCCTCTACGTCAACCAGTGGAACAACGTGGTCGCGCGGATCGGGTCGGTCGCGGCCGGGCGGACCGTCGACCGGATCCTCGTCGCCTACGACTCCCCGACCGGGCCGGCGAAGTTCCGGGGCTGGCTGGATGACGTGACGCTGGAGCGGGCCGCGCCGGAGGAGCCCAGGGCGCATCTGTCCGACTACGCGCTCACCACCCGGGGGACCAACTCCAGCGGCGGCTTCTCGCGCGGCAACGACTTCCCGGCGACGGCCGTGCCGCACGGCTTCAACTTCTGGACGCCGGTGACCAACGCGTCCTCGCTGAGCTGGTTGTACGACTACGCACGCGCGAACAACGGCGACAACC from Streptomyces sp. CC0208 carries:
- the dxs gene encoding 1-deoxy-D-xylulose-5-phosphate synthase, whose protein sequence is MPLLTRIRGPRDLDRLSLEELDQLAEEIRSFLVGAVSKTGGHLGPNLGVVELTIALHRVFDSPKDRVLFDTGHQAYVHKLLTGRQDFSKLRSKGGLSGYPSRAESEHDVIENSHASTVLGWADGLAKANQVLERDDHVVAVIGDGALTGGMAWEALNNIADAKDRPLVIVVNDNERSYSPTIGGLANHLATLRTTDGYERFLARGKDLLERTPVVGRPLYETLHGAKKGLKDFIAPQGMFEDLGLKYVGPIDGHDIEALESALARAKRFGGPVIVHCLTEKGRGYEPAEQDEADRFHGIGPIHPDTGLPIKAAAASWTSVFGDEMVKLGRERKDIVAITAAMLQPVGLKKFADTFPDRIYDVGIAEQHAAVSAAGLATGGLHPVFAVYATFLNRAFDQVLMDVALHKCGVTFVLDRAGVTGDDGASHNGMWDMSMLQVIPTLRLAAPRDAEQLRAQLREAVQVDDAPTVLRYSKGVVGPAVPAVGTVGSMDVLREPGTDTPDVLLVSVGALAPMCLEIAGLLDKQGISTTVVDPRWVKPVDEAMAPLAERHRVVVTVEDNSRVGGVGSAIAQALRDAGVDVPLRDFGIPPRFLDHASRAEIMAEIGLTAPDIARQVTGLVSKLDGRYDNAPAEAQPARD
- a CDS encoding ABC transporter permease, yielding MSDTSKVSKADTETQTTVAPADDPTAAPVSVVDPRLLVREEGFKGYWTEFTRKVKGGELGSLPVVVGLIVIWAIFQFKNDRFLSADNVSNISYYLSATGMIAIGLVFVLLLGEIDLSVGSVSGLASTLFAVWVVNHGMNVWLALLLAIVTGVAIGSLHGWFFAKVGVPAFVVTLAGLLGWNGLMLWLLGSSGTINIPSDSGPIHLFGQSSFFMDQAIVGAYLLAGLAVVLTLVGNFSEQRRRKAAGVPFRPTVEILVRVGALAIASFLAAAVLNNAAGVSNSLVIFLAALVVVDFVLRRTTYGRQVFAVGGGIEAARRAGINVPMVRITVFAISGGFAAIGGMFFAGQTASATLSAGGGNTLMLAIAAAVIGGTSLFGGRGSVWSALLGMLVIQSITTGLDLLNMNASIQYMITGGVLLGAVVIDSVSRRSQKASGRG
- a CDS encoding ATP-binding cassette domain-containing protein, translated to MVHVSATPVLALRGVSKRFGAVQALTDVELEVHAGEVVALVGDNGAGKSTLVKTIAGVHPIDEGVIEWDGNPVSINRPHDAQGLGVATVYQDLALCDNLDVVGNLYLGRELLRRGVIDEVTMEQKARELLNTLSIRIPSVRIPIASLSGGQRQVVAIARALIGDPKVVILDEPTAALGVEQTAQVLDLVERLRERNLGVILISHNMADVKAVADTVAVLRLGRNNGSFSVKDTSQEEIISAITGATDNAVTRRAGRRSAEAAK
- a CDS encoding substrate-binding domain-containing protein codes for the protein MRRAAVSVAISALAVSVAACGKAGDDNSGSDSSSSGSGGKSIGLLLPDNVTARYEKFDKPYFVAKVKELCSDCTVSYANAAADPAKQAQQMSSMVTKGVKVIVVSAQDSAAIKSSIASAVSKGVKVVAYDRLAQGPVSAYVSFDNVKVGQLQGQALLDALGSKATPKSKVVMINGDDADPNAGQFKEGAHKVLDGKVDIAYEQSGLWKDTVAAQKMSAAITQLGAKNIAGVYAANDGMAGGIANTLKGAGISTIPLTGQDAELAAIQRIVAGTQSATVYKAYKPEADTAAELAVNLLQGKDIKSLADTTVTSGSGDKVQAKLLTPVSVTVKNIKDTVVKDGLYTVADICTADYAAACKKAGLQ
- a CDS encoding ROK family transcriptional regulator, with the translated sequence METPGSQSSLHRANLERVVRAVRLAGSLTQAEIARTTGLSAATVSNIVRELKDGGTVEVTPTSAGGRRARAVSLSGDAGIVIGVDFGHTHLRVAVGNLAHQVLAEESEPLDVDASSTQGFDRAEQLVNRLIEATGVDRTKIAGVGLGVPGPIDLESGSLGSSAILPGWIGTKPAEELGGRLGVPVHVDNDANLGALGELVWGSGRGVRDLAYIKVASGVGAGLVISGKIYRGPGGTAGEIGHITLDESGPVCRCGNRGCLETFAAARYVLPLLQSSHGTDLTMEGVVRLARDGDPGCRRVIADVGRHIGSGVANLCNLLNPSRVVLGGDLAEAGELVLGPIRESVGRYAIPSAARQLSVLPGALGGRAEVLGALALALSEMGDSTLLDSTLHAATPAFT
- a CDS encoding carbohydrate ABC transporter permease, producing the protein MKTTETPVPAESGAPVAKTDLHDRPPRKEKKEGGVLNVFSHGVLVIWAFMVVMPLLWAVMTSFKDDSSIFNSPWALPDKLHFDNWARAWTDANMSDYFLNTVLVVAGSLIGTLVLGSMAAYVLARFDFPGNRFIYFLFIGGMSFPIMLALVPLFYVVNNMGLLNTIHGLILVYIAYSLPFTVFFLTAFFRTLPTSVAEAAFVDGASHTRTFFQIMLPMAKPGLISVGIFNFLGQWNQYMLPTVLNTDPDKRVLTQGLVQLAASQGYKGDWSGLFAGLVMAMLPVLAAYIVFQRQVVAGLTAGALK
- a CDS encoding sugar ABC transporter permease, producing MQHGKYRFIVGFLALPLGLYALFVVWPFIQSIYYSFTDWTGLSPEFKMVGLDNYRRMLDDEIFWKSLQHSLIFALVLPLVTISLALFFSFMINVGGRHRRGGPVVTGVRGSSFYKIVYFFPQVLSIAIVALLFAFAYNPDSGAINSVLRGIGLDSVQPLWLGDPDLALWAVMAVLVWSTVGFFVVLFSAGMASIPADLYEAALLDGAGRATTFFRMTLPLLWDTVQSGWIYMGILALGAESFAVVQIMTTGPGGPDYSTTVMVLYVYQKAFRDGQAAYATTIGVALLLVTLAFAALVMRLGRRERLEY
- the ngcE gene encoding N-acetylglucosamine/diacetylchitobiose ABC transporter substrate-binding protein produces the protein MGSTSAENSNNGSAGVGRRDLIKRSAALGLISVPTMSFLSACASSGGDDSGDKAKAGKKTAKNPLAVNETAQMEFVLFDGGFGKEYAEDAVKIYEKNFPKATVKFSATQKIQSTLQPRFNQGTPPDLIDNSGAEQMDMGVLVGKKQLADLTPLLDAPSYDDPNKKVRDTLRPGIVEMGQFDGDPVWIMYYAYTVYGVWYSQKALDSLDAEYPKTWDEMLAVCAKAKKKGMAGWTYAGKYPYYLPFSLYPMIGKVGGREVLDAIDNLEPNAWKNPAVKACFDAYYELYKKGYVLKGTPGLDHIQSQTAWAQGKALFIPNGSWVENESANVIPKDFDLAVSAPTGIDSSDKMPFGTIWASGGEPFIVPAKAKNTAGGMEQLRIMLSEASSKNFTSKVKSLTAYNGGTEGITLTPGLKSGVAALKLAGDNVVNPRLQDWYVQLQKEQIGVAGLGEMMAGRLTPAEAIKKIQGYADAAAKDSSIKHYKHQ